A window from Opitutia bacterium ISCC 52 encodes these proteins:
- a CDS encoding thioredoxin family protein — protein sequence MKRIPISILALCALFSLGPSLSGREVVTERVALELVAENNALIPGQKSTVAVRMTMEDHWHTYWANPGDSGLPTEIVWTLPEGITAGPIQWPAPQWIDYFEMVSYAYEGEILLLVDLEVPDGFEATGQVDLAARVDFLVCKEACIPGGADLTLSLDVSSNPGPGSHHAQIQTTRKQLPAELPDWEMRVVGNGESFALSVLAPEGQDFNGREVTYFSLDGWIAPSKPRTSLAEGRVLTIVMPKTEYAPEEGKDQFRGVLVSDKPWDAAGDYLALAVNLTYSVNEEVVSWLASVGGVDAGISMGSGSVASSEGASKGFITLLLFAVTGGLLLNLMPCVFPVLSIKVLGFVQQAGEDKSKVKIHGMIFTLGVIVSFWLLAGVFLALRSAGQEIGWGFHLQAPGFVAVLASIMFLFGLNLSGVFEIGESLTGAGSELQGKSGYSGSFFSGVLATLVATPCTAPFMGTAVGVIATLSAVQSMAIFTALAIGVALPYLILSFFPAFLNAMPRPGAWMETFKKALAFLLYGTVVWLAWVFGNQVGVNGMGALLMGLVIMGIAAWVWGNWGSLAKRKSVRTIAFVVALPLLCTGGYLQYWASGLEPPHISMGSEKTDAINWQAYSPETVSAMVADGKTVYVDFTATWCLTCQVNKKVAFGSDEVIQYFKENDIVALKGDWTRRDPVITRELQRFKRNGVPTNIIYRPGGEDTLLPEVLTPGIVLDALREG from the coding sequence ATGAAACGAATACCCATTTCGATCTTGGCATTATGTGCCCTTTTTAGCCTAGGCCCCAGCTTATCGGGCCGGGAAGTGGTCACTGAGCGTGTAGCGCTTGAGTTGGTTGCAGAAAACAATGCTCTGATTCCCGGACAGAAGAGCACGGTGGCGGTTCGTATGACAATGGAAGATCACTGGCATACATATTGGGCAAACCCTGGAGATTCTGGATTGCCCACCGAGATTGTATGGACACTTCCCGAGGGAATTACAGCAGGTCCCATTCAATGGCCAGCACCTCAGTGGATCGACTATTTTGAAATGGTTTCCTATGCATACGAAGGTGAGATCCTTTTGTTGGTTGATTTAGAGGTGCCCGATGGTTTTGAGGCGACTGGCCAGGTTGATTTGGCTGCCAGGGTTGATTTTCTCGTTTGCAAAGAGGCCTGTATCCCTGGTGGGGCTGATCTAACGTTGAGTTTGGATGTTTCTTCAAATCCTGGTCCCGGCTCGCATCATGCTCAAATTCAGACCACGAGAAAACAATTACCTGCGGAACTACCCGATTGGGAAATGAGGGTGGTAGGCAATGGTGAGTCCTTCGCTTTGAGCGTGCTAGCACCAGAAGGACAGGATTTTAATGGAAGAGAGGTCACTTACTTCTCCCTCGATGGTTGGATTGCTCCTTCTAAGCCACGAACTTCTTTAGCAGAAGGAAGGGTGCTTACGATCGTAATGCCAAAGACGGAGTATGCTCCCGAAGAAGGCAAAGATCAGTTTCGGGGAGTACTTGTTTCTGACAAGCCGTGGGATGCTGCTGGAGATTACCTGGCATTGGCAGTCAATTTAACCTATTCTGTGAATGAAGAAGTCGTAAGCTGGCTTGCTTCAGTGGGAGGAGTAGACGCTGGAATCTCCATGGGCAGTGGCAGCGTAGCCAGTTCAGAGGGGGCGTCTAAGGGTTTTATCACACTTCTCCTGTTCGCAGTAACCGGAGGGTTGCTTTTGAATCTCATGCCCTGCGTTTTTCCGGTTCTGTCTATTAAGGTCTTGGGATTTGTTCAGCAGGCTGGGGAAGATAAGTCCAAGGTCAAAATCCACGGTATGATATTCACTCTTGGGGTCATTGTATCCTTTTGGTTGCTTGCCGGAGTCTTCTTAGCGTTACGGTCAGCCGGTCAGGAAATTGGCTGGGGGTTCCATTTGCAGGCACCTGGGTTTGTCGCGGTGCTTGCGAGTATCATGTTTCTCTTTGGATTGAACCTCTCTGGAGTTTTTGAAATTGGAGAATCTCTCACAGGTGCCGGAAGTGAACTTCAAGGGAAGTCTGGTTATTCCGGATCCTTTTTCTCGGGTGTTTTAGCGACCTTGGTAGCTACACCTTGCACAGCTCCCTTTATGGGAACGGCTGTTGGAGTGATCGCCACTTTATCGGCTGTTCAGTCCATGGCGATTTTTACGGCCCTAGCGATTGGGGTGGCTTTGCCTTACCTGATCCTTTCGTTTTTTCCGGCTTTTCTAAATGCCATGCCTCGGCCCGGAGCGTGGATGGAAACCTTTAAGAAAGCCTTGGCCTTTCTCCTATACGGCACCGTGGTTTGGTTGGCTTGGGTCTTTGGCAATCAAGTCGGCGTAAACGGCATGGGAGCATTGCTCATGGGCTTAGTCATCATGGGAATTGCTGCCTGGGTCTGGGGGAATTGGGGCAGCCTCGCAAAACGTAAGTCAGTTCGTACGATTGCTTTTGTTGTCGCTTTACCTCTTTTGTGCACAGGCGGTTATCTCCAATACTGGGCCTCAGGCTTAGAGCCTCCACACATCTCGATGGGTTCTGAAAAAACCGATGCTATAAACTGGCAGGCTTATTCCCCGGAAACGGTCAGTGCCATGGTAGCAGACGGCAAAACGGTCTATGTAGACTTTACAGCCACCTGGTGTCTCACCTGCCAGGTAAATAAGAAGGTAGCCTTCGGAAGTGACGAAGTTATCCAGTACTTTAAAGAGAATGACATCGTCGCTTTAAAAGGAGATTGGACTCGAAGAGATCCTGTAATCACACGGGAGCTTCAGCGTTTCAAACGGAATGGTGTTCCGACGAATATCATATACCGCCCTGGCGGAGAAGATACATTGCTTCCAGAGGTGCTTACACCTGGAATTGTGCTGGACGCCCTTCGCGAAGGTTAA